The sequence below is a genomic window from Hippocampus zosterae strain Florida chromosome 7, ASM2543408v3, whole genome shotgun sequence.
gtacaaatgcagttgaaggtatttcctgctcaatgttattacaatcaactttagtgccctcggcccccaccacttctggggcccccctccgcgggacatgttttagaggagctgttatctccggtatctttgttcctgccatcgcaccaaatggggggtagtggtggtctggtctcacctcaccgctcatggcttcctccggccacaccgggtcagatgacatgttactttctttgtttcgggatttgcatgggaggcgtacctccccgcctctcattatcatattgtctctatataatctcatgaatgtgtttcttcggggcttcctgatgaaatctgagactcacaggagcccgaatcgattcgtgttgcgttgcgataaactgaagaaaagactacgtggtgttgggtcttcttccaccttatagagagataaaagaatctgtaaccaaggaagggccaagagcaaattgacagctcccattcctcaacagtggcaaggccccaggggtggatgagatccgcccggagttcctcaaggctctggatgttgtggggctgtcctggttgacacgcctctgcaacattgcgtggtcaacagggagagtgcctctggattggcagaccgaggtggtagtccctctttttaaaaagggggaccggagggtgtgtttcaACTACAGCGggctcacactcctcagcctccctggtaaggtctattcaggggtgcaggagaggagggtccgtcaggaagtcgagcctcagattgaggaggagcagtgtgattttcgtccaaccagtctacatgtgttttgtggacttggagaaggcgtttgaccgtgtccctcggggagttctgtggggggtgcttcgtgggtatggagtaccgaaccccctgatgcgagctgttcggtcactataacaccgatgtcagagtttggttcgcattgccggcagtaagtcagaatcgtttccagtgggggtaggactccgccaaggctgccctttgtcgccgattctgttcataacctttatggacagaatttctaggcgcagccaaagcgttgagggggtccgttttgggggcctcagtattacatccctgctttttgcagatgatgtggtgctgttggctccttcaaacagggctctccaactctcactggagcatttcgcagccgagtgtgaagcggttgggatgaagatcagcacctccaaatctgaaaccatggtcctcagtcagaaaagggtggagtgccccctccgggtcggggaggagatcttgccccaagtggaggagttcaagtatcttggggtcttgttcacgagtgggggcaggagggagcgagagattgacaggcggatcggtctgctgtgatgcggacgttgtatcggtcggtcgtggtgaagaaggagctgagccaaagggcaaagctctcaatttaccggtcgatctacgttccaaccctcatctatggtcacgagctatgggtcgtgaccgaaagaacgagatcccggttacaagcggccgaaatgagttttctccacagggtgtccaggctctcccttagagataaggtgagaaggtcggtcatccgagaggggctcggagtcgagccgcttctcctccacatcgagaggagccagatgaggtggcttgggcatctgattcggatgcctcctgagcgcctccctggtgaggtgttccggtcatgtcccaccgggaggagaccccgaggaagacccaggacacgctggagagactatgtcacccagcttgcctgggaacgactcgggatcccccggggagagctggaagaagtagctagggagaagtctgggcttccctgctaaagctgctgcccccgcgacccggccccggtaGCGGTagctgatggatggatggatagtgtcAGCTAGCCTAATGATATCATACAGTGAGAAATACCAGAGGCACAcaagctaacaattagcatctaTGTGTGAAAGTCATTgccaaatgaatacattttgttgaAACTTTATTTGCAAATTCATCATTGTTGTTTATCTCATAAGGCATTCTGAGTATTGACTTGACATGGTTGCATGCTGTTATTTTTAGCAATCGCTGTGGTCTGTTAGCAGCAATGAGCTCCTCCCTTCAGCTTTTTCAATTTGAGTGCGGTCAAAGAAATGAGAAAAGTGAGGAAGGAGCCCGTGATTAAAATTGAGAACAGTGACTCGAGGAAGCTATAGTTACTGTATttttgcactataaggcgcttcagagtataagCCGCACCTTCgatgcctattttaaaactgttttcacacaTAGGATGCACTGCACtaatcatttcattcatttcaatggagaatGTGATTCTCCCCGCTGTTCTGAAAGATTAACTTGCCCAAAATAGGCAGATGAAGGATTCACATCTTTAATTTTACACTTGATGGGTTGGCAGGCACTCCAGATACTCAAAGCAAGCAATTCCCCTCAAATATGTCCCCTTCAAAGCTCGTTTTTGTAAATTGTCTCAGGTACGAGGATGAATTTGTGGTGGGCAGGGCTGAAAGCTTTACTTTGGAACCGAAGCGTCAGCCATTCGAAGAGGAGAACAAGCACCTGAGAGAGGCGATATCAGCTCTGCGAGCGGCCATCCGGACAGAGCGGGGCCGCCGAGAGGGTGTGGAGAAGGAGTGCAACCATCTCCTTGCAGACTTCTCCCGCCTGCAAACACGCGTGCAGGTGATTGTTGCGCTATTTCTTTACGATGAGTCACCAACTTACAATGTGATTTTTTATGATTCTTATCCAAGGATGCCGAGCGTTGCCAGGCAAGGGTACGGGAGTTGGAAGTGGAGCTGCAGGAGCTACAGCAGCTACGTCGCACTCGGACTTTCCTTCTTGGAAACGAAGACGACGGCGTAACTCTGACCCAAACGGTCCTCAATAGCACCCCGGAGACCGACACCTTCCTGGAGGGAGATGTTGTCGATACAGGAGGGGGTGTTAGGGAGAAGGCGGAGGGGGGCACCGGTGTGGACGGGGATGCTCTCCCAGAGTCAAACCCAGTCAGGAAAAGCTGTAGCGACACGGCACTCAACGTCATCATCGCCCGGGATGCGTCTGGCCGCAGGAGAGGAAGCTACGCATTTCACGCCAACAGCGTGAGGAAGAGAGGGATGTCCATCCTCAGGGAGGTCGATGAGCAGTACCACGCATTACTCGAAAAATACGAGGAGCTGCTGGGAAAATGCAGGCGCCACGAAGAAAGCCTTTGCCACGCGGGTGTCCAGACATCCCGACCTGTTTCCCGAGACCCTTCCATGAAAGACTGTGCTGTGGGCCACGTCCCTGCACCTCCGCCGACCCCGACTCAGTCCCCCTCCACACCAGAAGCCATCGAGATGATCGGCAAGCAAGTGGACGCAGTTGATAAGCGTCTGGGACAGAACGCTCCAGAGTACAAAGCGCTCTTCAAGGAGATATTCTCTCGGATCCAGAAGACCAAGATGGATATTAAAGCTTCCAAATCTCCAAAATCCATCAAATCTAGCAAATCCAGTAAATAGTGACGTGTCTCATTATACAGGACGGTTGTAGTACAATATCAATGTTTAGTGCTTCTGCGCTGGGAAACATCCACAAAGCACCAAGTCATATtgtcatactgtattttctgcactataaggtgcttcggattataaggcgcaccctcaatgaatgtcctatttcaaaactgtgttcatatatagggcgcactgcattataaggcgcgtcAAATAGAAGCTCCAATAACGGCTGCCTGCGGTTgagctatgcatccactagatggaactgcgctaaagagaatacagtacaatataatatagtttatttatatagagccgaGCCATGCataactggtcacaaacacagacatgaaacatgtaaacacaaatggcattacaaaattatacatgaaatacaaaagttatgaagacaattgattcaacaaaaaggcgcaATAAACCTTGTGGGCTCCTATCctcaaggggctaaatatccgtagaagtcttgcttgtctccttctttcgTTTCGACAGTAGTTAACTGTGCTTGGTGTATTATCATTgcttcataatggctgcgcagagctcacaaagtagttgtctgttggagtgtgtgttggcgaatgcagatgtcaattagtgtcgagCAGAAGACtgttaggttacaattggttcctgttAATAatcaccacaagatggcactccaacagggaaacaactaaaTGAGGACTATAAAGAGACTCTAACTAACGCCATTtgtaaggtgcatcggattatagggcgcagttttctgaaaatgtaatgcttttagTTGCGCCTTTGTCAGAGGTTTTCTCGGACAGTAGAAGTagaagttaaagaaatgactcggcacacagggataattgtcttcaatatcgatggaagcggatctctgagaacgaacgacggtttagttgctccgcgattaCACTTagtatgcaaaatacaagaaaaacactgcccccgatattttcATGGCGCAACCCCGGTCTGGCCCCTCGgtcgtgattggttacctgtgtgTAAGCTTTGAACCACCAGTATGCTGGCACCTTTCTGTCGGGTCTACATTGAATCAACATTTTGCAGACGGCCAATGTTGCCTGGGCGGGACGGGTGTTTCCAAAtcatcttttgttgttcaaccgctgttgccgaattattcattcccccttTGTGACCGAGTCTAGCCCTCTCTCCTCTGATAATccacctgcattgacgtgctaattgtggacttcaacagtcCTCCGGCCtttgtgcacaggcatttgggggtgctggatacgcacccaaacatttagatgtgcccaaattaaatgaaactttaaacatgatacaattttgctcatagattcctctaacagccTTATactgtagtgcggaaaatacaatactcatccatccattatccaaatcACTTGCAGatgatggagcctatctcagtttACTTTTGTCGAGAGCCGGGGTAGACCCTTGATAGGGTGCCAGTCAATCGACGTACAGATAAACAATtcaaactcacattcacacctatggacaatttatagtcttcaattaaaggggaagtcacatCAAAAATGCTCTCAACATGACTGAATGACTCAATTTGACTGAAAAgaaattcctttaaaaaaaagggaaaaaatagtGAAGCACTTCGTTTGTTACTGTTAGCAGACGACTGTAATGAAATACGAATAGGCAACAAAATTTggacaatttgcattttgttccAATAGCCACTCAAATGGCAAAAACGGGGGTTATCCTCTATCTACATTCATTCTGAATTTGCGCCAAAAAATGATTCGGCTGTTGATCAGCCCGTGACACTCCTCATTTTGCTCAATGCATCCCAAAATTGAGTGAGTAACACAAATTAAATTGTTGTGCATACTTGTGCCACTTAATAAGTACAATAGGTCAAAGAGAAAACCAGAAATGAacaacattaactcattcactcccaatatttatgtcttttcacactccacacgttcaaccccagatactttttttctccaatttttccaagacttagggtaaaaaaaaagaattggctggtactgaatgagttaaatacacATTCACGTTTACGACTGTACTGTCACTAACCTACATTAACCATTTcatacaccctgtaacctgataacatgataagctgtccactgtagtaaccactgtagCCGAAAGGGTTAATGCAGTAGTAAAGTTAACAttgcagtaaatatttgtttgaaagtCACTTCTGAAGTATAAAACGATCAAATGGAAAGCGGTGAGCATAGCGGTAACTGAGCATGCCTTCGAGTGCCGCACGATGATGTATTCTTCATCTTCAAAATGACCTGAACTGAGGCTCCCCCACATCCTATAGTACACGAGAACATGAAAGCTCACCATTATATACTGTAACCGACGTGAATGCATGTGGAAATATCAGCGATATGTTAAATCAtgttgtatttgaaaaaaaaaaggaatctctTAAAATTTCTGGAAAAATAACATTGGTTCATGTTGAGCCTACGGTGCTAGTTTTcccattacttttattttttgtatgaatAAGATTACTTGTTTTACATCTCAATTTTTCTTTGTGGGAGTTGAATGGAAATAACGATATCACTATAAGAATATTGAATGTCAAGTTCTTACGATTGGCCAGTGAACCATATTTACTGTGCAGGTTGGTCGTGAACACGTTTAATCTTTGCTCAAGTAATGTTGTGACTTTTGGGTTGTCCCTTTAGGGTCACCACAAATAGAAACATCATGATTTGTttgggcattaaaaaaagaatcatgtgGCGTCATAACATCTTTTGATATGATTTTATTCTAAAAACATATTTGATAATAGGCATGTTGAAGCCAGCAGTTTATCCTACACGCTCTCAAGTCATTCAGTCATGTTGAGAGCATGTTAGCCTACCCCACTAACCAACCTTGAAAAACCTTTTCATGAATTGGATGCCTTTTTGGGATCACGATTGCCTGCGTCTAGTTTAAAGCTTTactttaatgaatatttttaccATGTTGAACACAAAACCAAGCTTGAAAGAATTGTACTTGGCTCAGGCACATCGTATGTGTCACCCACAACATGAAGTTGTGAAGAACAggattttgttttaatgaattcTGGTGAGAAAATCAGAGCGTACGAAAATCCCTCAGTCAATAAAATAGGATAACTGTGATGCATTAAGTGCATTTTAAGTAAACTGTTAACCCAGTTAGAATGTCAAACTACCgacttttatgtttttgtttcatctggAATTGTTTTGTGCCTCTTTGCTTGTGGAAGTGTACTTATTTTAtgagtgtatttattttctacTAATTCTACTTTGCTAATACTGCTTTATGTTTACTAGCCTATGACTATTACTGAGACTCCTTTTAGATTTGTCCTGTCAGCTTCATACCACTGTCTCAACAATGACCTATGATAATAAAGCCTTACACTGCATTCATGGTTTGTTAATGTGTTGCATTTGGTATTTGTGTATTGCATGAAGACACATGTCATTCATAACCCTCTTATTATCTTAGGGGGGAATTTGCCTCTATGAAGTGATtgacatcattttcattttgcgtTGTATGGGCAAATTACCTAATTTACCAAGTGGTTAAAATCACagtaaattaaattattatgaATATCAAGACTGTCCTGTCCAGTGCACACTGTTGTATGTAATCATCCAGTCGTTCCGATTAATTTAGATTTCGAAAAACAACCCGCATAAAAGTGTGGATTAATTCAACATGAAAACGTAAATAAACTTGAAGGGAAAAAGGAATATCGCTAATAAAATACGCGAAATCTATGATTCAAAACAACTATTATCAATTCAAAATAGTGCCAATATACGGTACTTTGGGACGAAACAATTAAACTTCATTGAAACGAGTTCGGTCCACACGAATCGAAGCTGACGTGTGGCTCAGACGCCTTCACGTTTAAACATTGGTACATGACCTGGcat
It includes:
- the LOC127604179 gene encoding cerebellar degeneration-related protein 2-like gives rise to the protein MLSSGTMDEFVTEEEEPWYDQRDLEQDLHLAAELGKTLLERNKELEDSLQQMYITNEEQVHEIEYLSKQLEVLRDMNEQHAKVYEQLDGTARELEHTNQTLVIDSKASQQKIERLTGTIETLQNQVESLSGQVEQLRSVEKLRVKREKRERRKTIHSFPCLMELCTAPRYEDEFVVGRAESFTLEPKRQPFEEENKHLREAISALRAAIRTERGRREGVEKECNHLLADFSRLQTRVQDAERCQARVRELEVELQELQQLRRTRTFLLGNEDDGVTLTQTVLNSTPETDTFLEGDVVDTGGGVREKAEGGTGVDGDALPESNPVRKSCSDTALNVIIARDASGRRRGSYAFHANSVRKRGMSILREVDEQYHALLEKYEELLGKCRRHEESLCHAGVQTSRPVSRDPSMKDCAVGHVPAPPPTPTQSPSTPEAIEMIGKQVDAVDKRLGQNAPEYKALFKEIFSRIQKTKMDIKASKSPKSIKSSKSSK